One genomic window of Solanum stenotomum isolate F172 chromosome 9, ASM1918654v1, whole genome shotgun sequence includes the following:
- the LOC125876040 gene encoding G-type lectin S-receptor-like serine/threonine-protein kinase SD2-5, whose protein sequence is MDPQLVWSANRDRPVNANATLQLGKDGNLVLADSDGTFVWSTNTTGKSVSGLNMTETGNLVLFDKANRTVWQSFDHPTDSLLPGQSLVSGRKLIASVSATNWSQSLLSLTIINGSWATYIKSDPPQFYYASSNPDTSTYFSFDGQTLTVQQNPPKSPAQFMKLGPDGHLWVYQWDENALDWKVISDVLFNVHAENCGYPMVCGRYGICTSNGKCSCPPERNFFRPLDERKIDVGCVQLTSIYCNSSQYHSYVELKNTTYFSFEFSDSGILSFEGKKLEDCKGACLRNCSCKAVVFRYDLDGATTGSCVLLNEVFSLIDTEDGMDKRVFLKVQNSSNTQNQSQTISEGKKSRPHIVIIGSTLAAFFGIMFSITAFFVIFKKRTKDSRKDGGFLDLEPIFPGMLTRFSYNELRTITEDFSRKLGEGGFGSVYEGTLSNGTKIAVKRLDGLGHVMESFLTEVNIVGGIHHVNLVKLIGFCAEKTQRLLIYEHMVNGSLDRWIYHKNEENGLKWHTRQRIITDIAKGLAYLHDECSQKIIHLDIKPQNILLDKNFNAKISDFGLSKLIDKDESKVVTRMRGTPGYLAPEWLRSVITEKVDVYAFGIVLLELLCGRKNLDRSQADEDVHLLSVFERKSEQQQLMDIVDKNNEDMQIHKEAVTEMMSIAAWCLQGDFTKRPSMSLVVKALEGLVTVETNLDYDFTSLPEVEDCNQQREDTISLILPSILSGPR, encoded by the coding sequence ATGGATCCCCAGTTGGTTTGGTCTGCTAATCGAGACCGTCCAGTGAATGCCAATGCAACCTTGCAACTAGGAAAAGATGGCAACTTGGTCTTGGCAGACTCTGATGGCACTTTTGTTTGGTCCACTAATACTACTGGAAAATCTGTTTCTGGCTTAAACATGACAGAAACGGGGAATCTCGTGCTATTTGACAAAGCCAATCGCACAGTTTGGCAGTCGTTCGATCATCCTACAGATTCTTTGCTCCCGGGGCAGAGCTTGGTTTCTGGAAGGAAGCTCATAGCAAGCGTCTCAGCAACCAATTGGAGTCAAAGTTTGCTTTCTTTAACTATTATCAATGGAAGCTGGGCCACTTACATCAAATCTGATCCACCTCAGTTTTACTATGCTTCAAGTAATCCGGATACTAGCACTTATTTCAGTTTTGATGGTCAAACACTTACTGTTCAGCAAAACCCTCCTAAATCACCAGCTCAATTCATGAAGCTTGGGCCTGATGGACATTTATGGGTATACCAATGGGACGAGAATGCATTAGATTGGAAAGTCATATCTGATGTTTTGTTTAATGTACATGCAGAGAACTGTGGGTACCCGATGGTGTGTGGAAGATATGGCATTTGTACAAGTAATGGGAAATGTAGTTGTCCGCCAGAGCGAAATTTCTTCAGGCCATTAGATGAGAGGAAAATAGATGTTGGATGTGTACAGCTGACTTCCATTTACTGCAACTCTTCGCAGTATCATAGTTATGTAGAGCTCAAGAATACCacatatttttcatttgagttcaGTGATTCAGGCATATTATCGTTTGAGGGGAAAAAGTTGGAAGATTGCAAAGGGGCCTGTCTGAGAAACTGTTCCTGCAAAGCTGTTGTCTTCAGATATGATTTGGATGGGGCTACAACTGGGAGCTGTGTATTACTGAATGAGGTCTTTTCTCTCATAGACACCGAGGACGGAATGGACAAGCGAGTGTTTCTTAAGGTGCAGAATTCCTCAAACACTCAGAATCAGTCTCAAACCATTTCTGAAGGAAAAAAATCAAGACCTCACATAGTGATAATAGGATCTACTCTTGCAGCTTTCTTTGGGATAATGTTCAGTATCACAGCTTTCTTTGTTATCTTTAAAAAGAGGACAAAAGATTCCAGAAAGGATGGGGGTTTTCTGGATCTCGAACCAATCTTTCCAGGAATGCTAACTCGGTTCTCTTACAATGAGCTAAGAACAATAACTGAAGATTTCAGCAGAAAGCTCGGGGAAGGAGGATTTGGCTCAGTATATGAAGGAACACTGAGTAATGGCACAAAAATAGCTGTAAAGCGTCTGGATGGTCTAGGTCATGTGATGGAATCATTCTTAACAGAAGTAAACATAGTCGGTGGGATTCACCACGTCAATCTAGTAAAACTCATTGGATTTTGTGCCGAAAAGACCCAAAGACTTCTGATCTATGAACACATGGTAAATGGATCACTAGATAGGTGGATTTatcataaaaatgaagaaaatgggCTTAAATGGCATACAAGGCAAAGGATTATAACAGATATTGCCAAAGGATTAGCTTATCTTCATGACGAATGCAGCCAGAAGATAATTCATTTGGACATCAAACCACAAAATATCCTTCTAGATAAAAATTTCAATGCTAAGATATCTGATTTTGGTCTGTCAAAACTGATCGATAAAGACGAAAGCAAAGTTGTAACTAGGATGAGAGGAACACCAGGGTATTTGGCTCCTGAATGGTTGAGGTCAGTTATCACTGAGAAAGTAGACGTGTATGCATTTGGAATTGTGCTCTTGGAGCTGTTGTGTGGGAGAAAGAATTTGGATCGGTCCCAAGCTGATGAGGATGTCCATTTGCTAAGTGTTTTCGAAAGAAAATCGGAACAACAGCAGCTTATGGATATTGTTGACAAAAACAATGAGGATATGCAGATCCACAAAGAAGCAGTGACAGAAATGATGAGCATTGCTGCGTGGTGTCTACAGGGTGATTTCACCAAGAGGCCTTCCATGTCATTGGTGGTTAAGGCATTGGAAGGTTTGGTGACTGTTGAAACAAACTTGGATTACGATTTCACAAGCCTACCCGAGGTTGAGGATTGCAACCAACAGAGGGAAGACACTATCAGCTTAATATTGCCTTCAATTTTATCCGGTCCAAGGTGA
- the LOC125875612 gene encoding G-type lectin S-receptor-like serine/threonine-protein kinase SD2-5 — protein sequence MFVEKRKYFPILLFIYLLLCSSRFAISQPLQDYNFTPLNSTAGLAGISSFWINRPSLDVINSTDGIFGLVTPILQRRNAGSRFLCGFYCNFFVTECLLGILLYHINYNEENGMIYKAQLVWSANRNHPVKLNATLQLGNDGNLVLTDSDGTLVWSTDTIGKSVSGINLTEMGNLVLFDKRNRAIWQSFDHPTDSLLPGQNLVSGQKLIASVSATNRSQGLFSLTVLNGSWAAYTDTVPPQYYYTSYFEDSPYHRFDGQTFNALQSPNKSAAQFMKIGPDGHIKVYQWSVDDWSEVSDILSPYVENCGYPMVCGSYSICTNNGQCTCPLQENFFRPFSERKPELGCSQLTSIYCNSLQYHSFVELKNTTYFSFNIDQELNSSKLWLAQTNLEDCKRACLNNCSCKAAVFEYGWEGEHCLLLNEVFSLKDSEEGRGKTVFLKVQNTSKAQTQSLIIPLSGGKKSRPFKVIIGSTLAAFFGIILSIATCFVIFRKKAHESRKAADILDLAPILPGILTRFSYNELKIITDDFSRKLGEGGFGCVYEGTLRNGTKIAVKNLDGVGQVKESFLTEVKAVSGIHHINLVKLIGFCAEKSHRLLIYEYMVNGSLDRWFTHENQENGLTWNTRQRIISDIAKGLAYLHEDCSHKIIHLDIKPQNILLDQYFNAKISDFGLSKLIEKDKSKVVTRMRGTRGYLAPEWLSSVITEKVDVYAFEIVLLEILCGQKNLDWSQPDEEDVHLLSVFRRKAEQEQLIDMVDKNEDMQLHREAVTEMMSLAAWCLQGDFSKRPSMSLVVKALEGLVTVETNLNYDFTHVPEVGAGNQEREVIISSKFPSILSGPR from the coding sequence atgtttgtaGAAAAGAGAAAGTATTTTCCTATCCTTCTCTTCATTTATCTCCTCTTATGTTCGTCTCGATTTGCTATATCGCAACCTTTACAGGACTACAACTTCACTCCTTTGAATTCTACTGCAGGGCTTGCCGGGATTTCCTCTTTCTGGATCAACAGGCCCTCTCTTGATGTTATTAATTCCACCGACGGCATCTTTGGTTTGGTGACACCCATACTTCAGCGAAGAAATGCTGGCTCACGATTCCTCTGTGGCTTCTACTGCAATTTCTTTGTCACCGAATGCCTTCTTGGTATCCTTTTGTACCACATCAACTACAACGAGGAGAACGGTATGATATATAAAGCCCAGTTAGTTTGGTCTGCAAACAGGAACCATCCAGTGAAATTGAATGCAACCTTGCAACTAGGCAATGATGGCAACTTGGTCTTGACAGACTCCGATGGTACTCTTGTTTGGTCCACTGATACAATTGGGAAATCTGTTTCTGGCATAAACTTGACAGAAATGGGAAATCTTGTTCTCTTTGATAAGAGAAATCGCGCAATTTGGCAGTCTTTTGATCATCCTACAGACTCTTTGCTTCCAGGGCAGAATTTGGTTTCCGGGCAGAAGCTCATAGCAAGCGTTTCAGCAACCAATCGGAGTCAAGGTTTGTTTTCTCTTACTGTTCTCAATGGAAGCTGGGCTGCTTACACAGATACAGTTCCACCTCAATACTACTACACTTCATATTTTGAAGATAGTCCTTATCACAGATTTGATGGTCAAACCTTTAATGCTTTACAATCTCCTAATAAATCAGCAGCTCAATTCATGAAGATAGGGCCTGATGGACATATAAAGGTATACCAATGGTCTGTAGATGATTGGAGCGAAGTATCTGACATTTTGTCGCCATATGTAGAAAACTGTGGGTACCCAATGGTATGTGGAAGTTATAGCATTTGTACAAATAACGGGCAATGTACTTGTCCGCTACAGGAGAACTTCTTCAGGCCATTTTCAGAGAGGAAACCAGAACTTGGATGTTCGCAGCTGACTTCCATTTACTGCAACTCTTTGCAGTATCATAGTTTCGTAGAGCTCAAGAATACcacatatttttcatttaacaTTGATCAGGAACTAAATTCGAGCAAATTGTGGCTTGCGCAGACAAATTTGGAAGATTGCAAAAGGGCCTGTCTGAATAACTGTTCTTGCAAAGCTGCTGTTTTTGAATATGGTTGGGAAGGAGAGCACTGTTTGTTACTGAATGAAGTTTTCTCTCTCAAAGACAGCGAAGAAGGAAGAGGCAAGACAGTGTTTCTTAAGGTGCAGAATACCTCAAAGGCGCAGACTCAGTCTCTAATCATTCCTCTTTCTGGAGGAAAGAAATCAAGACCTTTCAAAGTGATAATTGGATCTACTCTTGCAGCTTTCTTCGGGATAATTTTAAGCATAGCTACTTGCTTTGTTATTTTCAGAAAGAAGGCACATGAGTCCAGAAAGGCTGCGGATATTTTGGATCTAGCACCAATCTTACCGGGAATACTAACTCGATTCTCTTACAATGAGCTGAAAATAATTACAGATGATTTCAGTAGAAAGCTCGGGGAAGGAGGATTTGGCTGTGTTTATGAAGGAACACTGAGAAATGGAACTAAAATAGCTGTGAAGAATCTGGATGGTGTAGGTCAAGTAAAGGAATCATTCTTAACAGAAGTAAAGGCAGTCAGTGGCATTCACCATATCAATCTGGTAAAACTCATTGGATTTTGTGCCGAAAAAAGCCACAGGCTTCTAATTTATGAGTACATGGTGAATGGATCGCTGGATAGGTGGTTTACacatgaaaatcaagaaaatgggCTTACATGGAACACAAGGCAGAGGATAATATCAGATATTGCGAAAGGATTAGCTTATCTACATGAGGATTGCAGCCATAAGATAATTCATTTGGACATCAAACCACAAAACATCCTTCTAGATCAGTATTTCAATGCTAAGATATCAGATTTTGGGTTGTCGAAGCTAATTGAGAAAGACAAAAGCAAAGTTGTGACTAGAATGAGAGGAACACGGGGTTATTTAGCTCCTGAATGGTTGAGCTCGGTAATCACTGAGAaagttgatgtttatgcttttgaaATTGTCCTTTTGGAAATTCTCTGTGGGCAAAAGAATTTGGATTGGTCTCAACCTGATGAAGAAGATGTCCATTTGCTGAGTGTATTTAGGAGAAAAGCGGAACAAGAGCAGCTCATTGATATGGTTGACAAAAATGAGGATATGCAGCTCCACAGGGAAGCAGTGACAGAAATGATGAGCCTCGCTGCATGGTGTCTTCAGGGTGATTTTTCCAAGAGGCCTTCCATGTCATTGGTGGTTAAGGCATTGGAAGGTTTGGTGACTGTTGAAACCaacttgaattatgatttcaCACATGTACCTGAGGTTGGGGCAGGCAACCAAGAGAGGGAAGTCATTATCAGTTCAAAATTTCCTTCAATTTTATCGGGACCAAGGTAA